A portion of the Streptococcus sp. Marseille-Q6470 genome contains these proteins:
- a CDS encoding DnaD domain protein, whose amino-acid sequence MKPNDRFSFLKNNRVSQDPTTLVQCYLPIIGQDALSLYLYTLAFWDDGQKEHLFAAILNHLNFGMDRLLKAFKILSAFNLVTLYQKGDGYELAIHPTLSSSDFLHHTVYRTLLEKKIGEPAVSDFRQESAGGEPLTVSLSQAFPEIEDMASHDETPVKADFKNDFDLEHFRQLMARDNLRFQDEQSDVLELFKISDEKKWTWFETYQLAKATAVSQVISVKRMREKLAQESVSSDFSPQEATIIREAKSKTALQFLAGIKQTLNAGIIQAERDLLKQMADLGLLDEVINVVILLTFNKVDSANLNEKYAMKVANDYSYNKIRTAEEAVLRIREKNQKGQEQKSAKKSQAKTNVPKWSNPEYKNETSEETRLELERKKKEMLDRLGKGGD is encoded by the coding sequence ATGAAGCCTAATGATCGTTTTTCTTTTCTAAAGAATAATCGGGTGTCGCAAGATCCCACAACTTTGGTGCAGTGCTACCTCCCGATTATCGGTCAGGATGCGCTGAGTCTTTACCTTTATACCTTAGCTTTTTGGGATGATGGACAAAAAGAACACCTTTTTGCAGCTATTCTCAATCATCTCAATTTTGGGATGGACAGGCTTTTAAAGGCTTTTAAAATCTTATCAGCCTTCAATTTGGTTACCCTCTATCAAAAGGGTGACGGCTATGAACTTGCTATTCATCCAACGCTTTCTAGCTCAGATTTCTTGCATCATACGGTTTATCGTACCTTATTGGAGAAAAAAATCGGTGAGCCAGCAGTTTCTGATTTTCGCCAAGAGTCTGCAGGTGGAGAGCCTTTGACCGTTTCTTTGAGTCAGGCCTTTCCAGAGATAGAAGACATGGCTAGTCATGATGAGACACCAGTAAAAGCTGATTTTAAAAATGATTTTGATTTGGAGCATTTTCGTCAACTTATGGCGAGAGACAATCTTCGTTTCCAAGATGAACAGTCAGATGTCTTAGAGCTATTTAAAATCTCTGACGAGAAAAAATGGACTTGGTTTGAGACCTATCAATTGGCTAAGGCGACAGCTGTTTCACAAGTTATTTCTGTCAAGCGTATGCGTGAAAAATTAGCACAAGAGTCTGTCTCTTCGGACTTTAGTCCCCAAGAAGCGACCATTATCCGAGAAGCTAAAAGTAAGACTGCCCTGCAATTTTTAGCGGGTATCAAACAAACCTTAAATGCTGGAATTATCCAAGCCGAACGCGATTTATTAAAGCAGATGGCAGATTTAGGCTTGCTTGATGAAGTTATCAATGTCGTTATCCTCTTGACCTTCAACAAGGTTGATTCTGCCAACCTCAATGAAAAATATGCCATGAAAGTGGCCAACGATTACTCTTATAACAAGATCAGAACTGCTGAAGAAGCTGTACTTCGAATCAGAGAGAAGAATCAAAAGGGGCAAGAACAAAAATCAGCGAAAAAAAGTCAAGCAAAAACTAATGTTCCTAAATGGAGTAATCCAGAATATAAAAATGAAACCAGCGAAGAAACTCGCTTGGAGTTAGAACGTAAGAAAAAAGA